A window of Papilio machaon chromosome 1, ilPapMach1.1, whole genome shotgun sequence contains these coding sequences:
- the LOC106719929 gene encoding negative elongation factor E, with product MVYLHFTSNLTEEELMLQAKYQKLKKKKKALQALKAPKQEPEKPILPKRPTEARDAREIARKLIKSGAIQAIKSPPPQPQNATFKRPRAGRERKLSGSAGATGGVASYQPFSASQEPPPPEEKPSPRVKYLYDSFVTAREKEEKATRNQGGETPNSNTSKSCMVQVTGANITEEVIRRRLTTFEPFTYVQEDDEKVLLTFETPDLASHALAAMEDSEENWRATLTRRPSAGTWATAAASARNAPAPPKDTKRTLLTYDDIFD from the exons atggtgTATTTGCACTTTACTTCAAATTTGACAGAAGAAGAATTAATGCTGCAagcaaaatatcaaaaattaaaaaagaaaaagaaggcTCTACAAGCTTTAAAAGCACCCAAGCAAGAGCCTGAAAAGCCTATATTACCTAAACGACCAACCGAGGCACGAGATGCACGAGAAATTGCTCGGAAGCTAATCAAAAGTGGTGCAATTCAAGCTATCAAAAGCCCACCTCCTCAACCACAAAATGCTACTTTTAAACGTCCTCGTGCAG GTAGGGAACGGAAACTTAGTGGATCAGCAGGTGCCACAGGAGGTGTAGCATCATATCAGCCCTTCAGTGCTTCACAAGAACCTCCGCCACCAGAAGAGAAACCATCTCCTCGTGTTAAATATCTATATGATTCATTTGTCACTGCCAGAGAGAA AGAAGAAAAAGCTACTCGTAACCAAGGTGGTGAAACTCCCAATTCAAATACATCAAAGAGCTGCATGGTACAAGTAACAGGTGCCAATATAACAGAGGAAGTAATAAGGCGAAGACTAACTACATTTGAGCCATTCACATATGTACAGGAGGATGATGAGAA GgtattattaacatttgaaACGCCAGATTTGGCATCACATGCTCTAGCAGCTATGGAAGATTCCGAAGAAAATTGGCGAGCAACATTGACTCGGCGTCCATCTGCAGGAACTTGGGCGACGGCAGCGGCTTCTGCACGAAACGCTCCAGCGCCTCCAAAAGACACAAAACGGACTCTTTTAACCTACGATGatatatttgattaa